The genomic DNA GGCGCCCCGCCACCCTGCCCGCCGTGGACATTTTCGAGGACACCGCCGGCGTCACGGTGCTGGCCGACCTGCCCGGCGTCACCAAGGAACGCCTGAACATCAAGGTCGAATCCGACGTGCTCGTCATCGAAGGCGAAGCCGCCGTGCCGGTGCCGCAGGAACTGCGCCTGATCCACAGCGAACTGCGCGAGCCGCTGTTTCGCCGCTCGTTCCGGCTGGGACCGGAATTCGACAAGGACGCGATCAGCGCCAACCTCAAGCAAGGGGTCCTGACGCTGCGCGTGCCGCGTGTGCGCGAAGCGCAACCGCGCCAGATTCCGGTGACGGTGGCGTAAACGATGCGCCGCGCCGCGGCACTGCCGTGGCGCGGCGTTTTCACAATCCGGGCTCGCGCCGCGCGGGACGCTGCCGGAGTCAGTAGCGGTATTTCACTTCCAGCGTGCCGCTGTTCTGCCGGTTGCCATCGCCGAACTGCCCGCCATACAGTGCGCTTACCGTGGTGCGCTTGCTGACGTCGATGCCCACGCCGAGTTCGACCACGACGGCGTCTTGCGCCACCGGCGCCCCCGTTACCGAAAACGCGTCCCCGCCCTGGACGAAGGACATCGTGCTGAGCGGGTTGCGATCACCGAAAGCATGCCGCCATCCCAGCGTGCCCTGCACCGCGCCGCGCGCGCCGGCGCTTTCGAAATCGCTGCGCGCGTGCAGGCCCAGTGTGGTAGTCGTGATGCGGCTGCGGCCGCTCTCGCCGCGCAGCGCCGCGTCGCCGCCGGATTCGGAAAAGCCGCGGGTACGCAGGTCGTTGAAGTTGGCGCCGACGAAAGGCTCGAGCGTGACCCGGTCATTCAACGGCACGGCATAACCGAGTTCACCGAATACTTGTCCCGTGCTGGCGCCATAGCCGGCCTTGAGCGTCTGGTCCAGGCCGGCGGCGGCGGTGCTGCGGCGGGTGTCAACGTCGTGCCAGGTATAGGCGGCGCCCAGGCTGAGGTTGATGCGGCCCGCGCCGGCCTCGAAGGCCCGGCCGCCATACAGCGTGACGCTGTAGCTGTCGACGTCGGCGCTGGAGGCCCGGTCGCTGGTACGGCTGCGGCTGTTGGTGTAGCCCAGCGCGCCGCCCAGGCGCCATTGCGCGCCGACCGCTACGTCGCCGCCTAGGATCATGCCCGAGTCAGTCTGCGTGGTACGGGCGGCGTTGCCGTCGCCGCCCAGGGTGGTCCAATTGCCGAACACCTGGGTCCAGAGCGGTTGCGCATTCGATTGCGGCAGCGACGCGGCATCGCCCCTGCCCAGCTGTGCCGTCGGCGCGCCAGGGGCCCAGCCCGCGCCCAGATTGGCGCGCAGCCGCGACAGCGGCATCTGCGTCATTGCGCTGGTGGCGCCCTGCAGGATCGACATCGCGCTGGCATGGGCCTCGCCCGAGAGCGCATTGAAGGCCTGGGCGGGCATGCCGTCCGGCAGGTTCAACACGTGCCGGTACAACGCGCTCTCCGGCGCCAGGCTCTGCAGGGCCCGCGCCACCGCGCGCTGGTTACCGCTGGCCGCCGCGTCGACAAACTGGATCGGGCGCGAGCCGCCGTCATCGGACGGAACCTGCTTGAGGCTCACCACCAGATCGACGCGCTGACTGTCGTAGGCCAGCGACGGCGTCAGGAACGCCAGGTTGCTCGAGACACTGTCGAAGCGTCCCAGCACGCCATTGTCCGCGGTCAGGATGGTATAGGTGGTGGAAGGCGCATAGTTGCCGTTCTGGCCGATGTGCACGACCGAGCCGGCCAGGCTGGCGCTGCCGGCCACCCGCACACTGCTGGCCATGCCATCGGGGGTGGTGGCGACGCGAAAGACGGAGCCCGGTTGGAAGGTCAGGTCCCCCTGCACGTTCATGCGGCCCGTGGGAAGGTTGGCGCTGCCCGGGGCCAGGGTGGCGCCGGATGCGATGGTCACCGCGCCCAGCGTTCCGGAGCCGGACAGCGTCGATCCGCTCGCGGCAAGCACCTGGCCGCCAAGCTTGCCGTCCACCTGCAACGTGCCGG from Achromobacter xylosoxidans includes the following:
- a CDS encoding Hsp20/alpha crystallin family protein, which produces MNTRNELVVEQESRAAQRRPATLPAVDIFEDTAGVTVLADLPGVTKERLNIKVESDVLVIEGEAAVPVPQELRLIHSELREPLFRRSFRLGPEFDKDAISANLKQGVLTLRVPRVREAQPRQIPVTVA